A window of Xylophilus sp. GW821-FHT01B05 contains these coding sequences:
- a CDS encoding choice-of-anchor U domain-containing protein, which yields MPALHRFLIPLALLLGLHGAAQAAICRVATSGNATADGSNWDQATTLQGALGNANCDEIWVQQGLYKPTTDTNRTVSFAINRPLKLYGGFIGQETALAERSGDSSSTTLSGDIRTEGDSSDNSHHVLVIGGTGATGNGSYTSADTVVDGFTVTAGRANGGGFNNYGGGLYCNGLGAGKVCSPLLTGLVFQGNAATFGGAIYNSGNSGGSSSPAITNTTFSGNSANSGGAVYNNGNSGGSSSPAITNTTFNGNSATYGGAIYNDGYSGSSSPAITNATFSGNSAVTGGAILSYGGSGSSSPAITNTTFSGNSAATGGAIYTAGFDSTSRPSVTRSVFWGNTAGSDGAQASTDGNAQITFNNSLIQGGCASGGTGGGTCSGPLLTADPLLGPLQNNGGPTPTMLPAANSPVIDAGGACTGSDQRGVARPQGGACDLGAVERRQGNYTLDVAVTGAGSVSAGAAPVPAVDSITNCTAAGGAACTAGYAIDSTPAASVTLTATPDAGQTFSGWGGACTGTGTCTVAMDQARSVTAGFVLSDFSGGLPGGGTATALLAGGGAGCTLVPGNTGFASPASTPPGVSFPQGVFAFSASGCTAGSSVMLTLSYPQPLPAGAQYWKFGPTAANATAHWFVLPGATINGNTVTFSITDNGDGDSDPAPGSITDPGGVGVLAVAAGGVTAIPVDAPWMLGLLTLLLGGAAWRAKRVGYRQGQGHSLIDS from the coding sequence ATGCCCGCCTTGCACCGCTTCCTCATCCCCCTGGCCCTGCTGCTGGGCCTGCACGGCGCCGCCCAGGCCGCCATCTGCCGCGTGGCCACCAGCGGCAATGCCACCGCCGACGGCAGCAACTGGGACCAGGCCACCACGCTGCAGGGCGCGCTGGGAAATGCCAACTGCGACGAGATCTGGGTCCAGCAGGGCCTGTACAAACCCACCACCGACACCAACCGCACGGTCAGCTTTGCCATCAACCGCCCGCTCAAGCTCTACGGCGGCTTCATCGGCCAGGAAACCGCGCTGGCAGAGCGCAGCGGCGATAGCAGCAGCACCACGCTCTCGGGCGACATCAGAACGGAGGGCGACAGCAGCGACAACAGCCACCACGTGCTGGTCATTGGCGGGACGGGCGCTACCGGCAACGGCAGCTACACCAGCGCCGATACCGTGGTCGATGGCTTCACGGTGACGGCGGGGCGGGCGAATGGGGGGGGCTTCAACAACTACGGAGGCGGCCTCTACTGCAATGGCCTCGGGGCGGGCAAGGTGTGCAGCCCGCTGCTGACCGGGCTGGTCTTCCAGGGCAATGCAGCCACCTTCGGCGGGGCGATCTACAACAGCGGCAACTCCGGCGGCAGCAGCAGCCCCGCCATCACCAACACCACCTTCAGCGGCAATTCAGCCAACTCCGGCGGGGCGGTCTACAACAATGGCAACTCCGGCGGTAGCAGCAGCCCCGCCATCACCAACACCACCTTCAACGGCAATTCAGCCACCTACGGCGGGGCGATCTACAACGATGGCTACTCCGGCAGCAGTAGCCCCGCCATCACCAACGCCACCTTCAGCGGCAATTCAGCCGTCACCGGTGGGGCGATTCTCAGCTATGGCGGCTCCGGCAGCAGCAGCCCCGCCATCACCAACACCACCTTCAGCGGCAATTCAGCCGCCACCGGCGGGGCGATCTACACCGCTGGCTTTGACTCGACCAGCCGCCCCAGCGTGACCCGCTCGGTGTTCTGGGGCAATACGGCTGGCAGTGACGGTGCCCAGGCGTCGACTGATGGCAACGCCCAGATCACCTTCAACAACAGCCTGATCCAAGGGGGCTGCGCCAGCGGTGGTACCGGCGGCGGCACCTGCTCCGGCCCGCTGTTGACCGCTGACCCGCTACTCGGCCCCCTGCAGAACAACGGCGGCCCCACGCCCACCATGCTGCCGGCGGCCAATAGCCCGGTCATCGATGCGGGCGGCGCCTGCACCGGTAGCGACCAGCGCGGCGTGGCCCGCCCGCAGGGCGGTGCCTGCGATCTGGGTGCGGTGGAGCGGCGACAGGGCAACTACACACTGGACGTTGCCGTGACGGGCGCAGGCAGTGTCAGCGCGGGGGCCGCGCCTGTGCCCGCTGTAGACAGCATCACCAACTGCACAGCTGCCGGTGGTGCGGCCTGCACGGCCGGCTATGCGATCGACTCCACGCCCGCAGCCAGCGTCACCTTGACCGCCACACCCGATGCGGGCCAGACGTTCTCCGGCTGGGGCGGCGCCTGTACCGGCACCGGCACCTGCACCGTGGCGATGGACCAGGCCCGCAGCGTGACGGCCGGTTTCGTGCTGAGCGATTTCAGCGGCGGCCTGCCGGGCGGGGGCACGGCCACGGCGCTGCTGGCGGGGGGCGGCGCGGGCTGCACGCTGGTGCCCGGCAACACCGGCTTTGCCAGCCCGGCCAGCACGCCGCCAGGGGTGAGCTTCCCGCAAGGGGTGTTTGCCTTTAGCGCCAGCGGCTGCACCGCCGGCAGCAGCGTGATGCTGACACTGAGCTACCCGCAGCCCCTGCCGGCCGGGGCGCAGTACTGGAAGTTTGGCCCCACGGCGGCCAATGCCACGGCGCACTGGTTTGTGCTGCCGGGCGCCACGATCAATGGCAACACCGTCACCTTCAGCATCACCGACAACGGCGATGGCGACTCTGACCCGGCCCCGGGCAGCATCACCGACCCGGGCGGTGTGGGCGTGCTGGCCGTGGCTGCTGGCGGCGTGACCGCAATCCCGGTGGATGCGCCCTGGATGCTGGGGCTGTTGACGCTGTTGCTGGGTGGGGCGGCCTGGCGTGCGAAGCGGGTGGGCTACAGGCAGGGCCAAGGGCACTCATTGATTGATAGCTGA
- a CDS encoding ABC transporter substrate-binding protein, whose product MKTLIQRAVKATALAAALAAGAAFAQDIKIGYNADQSASGVAELGIAGRWGFEAAIEDINKAGGIMGRKVVGVVRDDLGTPPKSIQNMTELIDNEKVSAVVGPANSGNALAWLHIPQQKKIPVVVPIATGTEITTRYAKEAQNYLFRVSMVDREQVALLGAYAAKSSKGQKIAILADSTGYGQGGIKDATDILALHGIKPVAVEKYGPKDTDITSQLAKIKAAGADTVIVYGIADGTAQVLRSMEKINYMPTTLGTWGNLSSLLPKMAGTKLAEHLILAASTTEDTNAKTKALGERVRKNFPTLTTFPCAAQSYDSVMLIAAAMKLANSTDGEKVAAALENVTGVEGVIKTYNKPFSKASHEGLDVSDFYLARWKGDAPGRYEDAVTKALTPADLKK is encoded by the coding sequence ATGAAGACACTGATCCAACGCGCGGTCAAAGCGACCGCACTGGCCGCCGCCCTGGCGGCAGGCGCGGCCTTCGCGCAGGACATCAAGATCGGCTACAACGCCGACCAATCCGCCAGCGGCGTGGCCGAGCTGGGCATTGCCGGGCGCTGGGGCTTCGAGGCCGCCATCGAAGACATCAACAAGGCCGGCGGCATCATGGGCCGCAAGGTGGTGGGCGTGGTGCGCGACGACCTGGGCACGCCACCGAAGTCGATCCAGAACATGACCGAGCTGATCGACAACGAGAAGGTCAGCGCCGTGGTCGGCCCGGCCAACTCGGGCAACGCGCTGGCCTGGCTGCACATTCCGCAGCAGAAGAAGATCCCGGTGGTGGTGCCCATTGCCACCGGCACCGAGATCACCACGCGCTACGCCAAGGAGGCGCAGAACTACCTGTTCCGCGTCTCCATGGTGGACCGCGAACAGGTGGCGCTGCTGGGCGCCTATGCGGCCAAGTCGTCCAAGGGCCAGAAGATCGCCATCCTGGCCGACTCCACGGGCTACGGCCAGGGCGGCATCAAGGACGCCACCGACATCCTGGCGCTGCACGGCATCAAGCCGGTGGCGGTCGAAAAATACGGCCCCAAGGACACCGACATCACCTCGCAGTTGGCCAAGATCAAGGCCGCCGGTGCCGACACCGTGATCGTCTACGGCATTGCCGACGGCACGGCACAGGTGCTGCGCAGCATGGAAAAAATCAACTACATGCCGACCACGCTGGGCACCTGGGGCAACCTGAGTTCGCTGCTGCCCAAGATGGCCGGCACCAAGCTGGCCGAGCACCTGATCCTGGCCGCCTCCACCACCGAAGACACCAACGCCAAGACCAAGGCGTTGGGCGAGCGCGTGCGCAAGAACTTCCCCACGCTCACCACCTTCCCCTGCGCCGCGCAGTCGTATGACTCGGTGATGCTGATCGCCGCCGCCATGAAGCTGGCCAACAGCACCGACGGCGAGAAAGTTGCCGCCGCACTAGAGAACGTGACCGGTGTCGAAGGCGTGATCAAGACCTACAACAAGCCCTTCAGCAAGGCTTCGCATGAAGGGCTGGATGTGAGCGACTTCTACCTCGCCCGCTGGAAGGGCGATGCGCCCGGCCGCTATGAAGACGCGGTGACCAAGGCCCTGACCCCGGCTGATCTGAAGAAGTAA
- a CDS encoding branched-chain amino acid ABC transporter permease, which translates to MGATILQAVFSGLALGSIYALVALGFNITHSTTKTFNFGQGEFLVGGAFIGVSAVLLLAGKGLGGALQPAEVTLARYGGGLLLTMALMGLLGVLLYFTAVRPFIGQGGLAWVMSTIGFGIIIQNTALAVWGPSPLVIPSPLGDEVIRIGGAGVLPQEILVLCASVAIMVALDLVMQKTRLGKAVRAVAHSGAAATLMGINVTAIVVLAFVVSSGLAGLAGLLIAPITTASVFMGLTLALKAFSAAILGGLSSPRGCMLGGFLLGLIEALVGLWHAELREISIFLLIILVLVLKPEGLLGRRIAEKV; encoded by the coding sequence ATGGGCGCAACCATTCTCCAGGCGGTGTTCAGCGGGCTCGCGCTGGGCAGCATTTATGCGCTGGTGGCGCTGGGCTTCAACATCACGCACAGCACCACCAAGACCTTCAACTTCGGCCAGGGCGAGTTCCTGGTGGGTGGCGCCTTCATCGGCGTGTCGGCCGTGCTGCTGCTGGCCGGCAAGGGCCTGGGCGGCGCGCTGCAACCGGCAGAAGTCACGCTGGCGCGCTACGGCGGCGGCCTGCTGCTGACCATGGCGCTGATGGGCCTGCTGGGCGTGCTGCTGTACTTCACGGCAGTGCGCCCCTTCATCGGCCAGGGCGGGCTGGCCTGGGTCATGAGCACCATCGGCTTCGGCATCATCATCCAGAACACCGCGCTGGCGGTCTGGGGCCCGTCGCCGCTGGTGATCCCGTCGCCGCTGGGCGACGAGGTGATCCGCATCGGTGGCGCGGGCGTGTTGCCGCAAGAGATCCTGGTGCTGTGCGCCAGCGTGGCGATCATGGTCGCGCTTGATCTGGTGATGCAGAAGACCCGCCTCGGCAAGGCGGTGCGCGCCGTGGCACACAGCGGCGCCGCGGCCACGCTGATGGGCATCAATGTCACGGCCATCGTGGTGCTGGCCTTTGTCGTCAGCTCTGGCCTGGCGGGGCTGGCGGGCCTGTTGATTGCACCTATCACCACGGCCTCGGTCTTCATGGGGCTGACGCTGGCGCTCAAGGCCTTCTCTGCCGCCATCCTGGGCGGGCTCAGCAGCCCGCGCGGCTGCATGCTGGGTGGCTTCTTGCTGGGGCTGATCGAGGCGCTGGTGGGCTTGTGGCACGCGGAGCTGCGCGAGATCAGCATCTTTCTGCTGATCATCCTGGTGCTGGTGCTCAAGCCTGAGGGGCTGCTGGGCCGGCGGATTGCGGAGAAGGTATGA
- a CDS encoding branched-chain amino acid ABC transporter ATP-binding protein/permease, whose amino-acid sequence MPRHAHLAGLAIAAAFIAALPLATDNGFYLKIAFLIGVNYLAASGLNVLVGYTGQKSLGHAGLFAVGAYTVALLTARAGWNPWLAFVAAGVVAGLFGVVIALPALRVRGPALAMVTIGFGIVVEKVVSEWQDVFAGQQGIYGVVPPSIGGSVFDMRQWVWFAGALALAAHLMLRALLRGKYGRAFMAVNTGEIAAESVGVSVYKFKVLAFVISAVTCGLAGALIAQQNQYINSDFINFNLSIFFLLIVLFGGSSVYGPLVGAIVLTLLDAFLARWPDVQHFTYGALLLFALYAMRDGLAGAIGRAAKAVFPSLRQSPALPASVPAWRLQAQEVPAADRPLLETRQLYKAFGGVVPTHNVDLRIRSGHVHSLIGPNGAGKTTLLNILSGVIAPSRGEIDFNGRSIVHMAPHRICGIGMGRTFQNLKLFADMSVLDNVMVGLHTRLRQGFFSCLLGLPGAAREERAAHDEALQILDFLGLRDKAYETAGSLPYGLQRRLELARALATHPRLLLLDEPAAGLNPQETRDLIGVIARIRGLGITVLLIEHHMDLVMAISDHVIVLDYGEKIAEGAPAEVQRNPRVIAAYLGTDEDDEAAAEVHHG is encoded by the coding sequence ATGCCGCGTCACGCTCATCTGGCCGGCCTGGCCATTGCCGCCGCCTTCATCGCCGCGCTGCCCCTGGCCACCGACAACGGCTTCTATCTCAAGATCGCGTTCCTGATCGGGGTCAACTACCTTGCAGCTTCCGGGTTGAATGTGCTGGTGGGCTACACCGGGCAGAAGTCGCTGGGGCATGCGGGGCTGTTTGCGGTGGGCGCGTACACCGTGGCCCTGCTTACTGCGCGCGCGGGGTGGAACCCGTGGCTGGCCTTTGTCGCCGCAGGCGTCGTGGCCGGGCTGTTTGGCGTGGTGATTGCGCTGCCGGCCCTGCGGGTGCGCGGGCCGGCGCTGGCCATGGTGACGATTGGCTTTGGCATCGTGGTGGAGAAGGTGGTGTCCGAGTGGCAAGACGTGTTCGCCGGCCAGCAGGGCATCTACGGCGTGGTACCGCCTTCTATTGGCGGCAGCGTGTTCGACATGCGGCAGTGGGTCTGGTTTGCCGGGGCGCTGGCGCTGGCGGCGCACCTGATGCTGCGCGCGCTGCTGCGCGGCAAGTACGGGCGCGCCTTCATGGCGGTGAACACCGGCGAGATCGCGGCCGAAAGCGTGGGCGTGTCGGTCTACAAGTTCAAGGTGCTGGCCTTTGTCATCAGCGCCGTCACCTGCGGACTGGCGGGCGCGCTCATCGCGCAGCAGAACCAGTACATCAACTCGGACTTCATCAACTTCAACCTGTCGATCTTCTTCCTGCTGATCGTGCTGTTTGGCGGCAGCTCGGTCTACGGGCCGCTGGTGGGCGCCATCGTGCTGACGCTGCTTGATGCCTTCCTGGCGCGCTGGCCGGATGTGCAGCACTTCACCTACGGTGCGCTGCTGCTGTTTGCGCTGTACGCCATGCGCGATGGGCTGGCTGGCGCCATTGGGCGCGCGGCCAAGGCGGTGTTTCCATCGCTGCGCCAGTCCCCTGCCCTGCCCGCCTCCGTGCCCGCCTGGCGGCTGCAGGCGCAGGAGGTGCCGGCGGCCGACCGCCCGCTGCTGGAAACGCGCCAGCTCTACAAGGCCTTTGGCGGCGTGGTGCCAACCCACAACGTGGACCTGCGCATACGCAGCGGCCACGTCCATTCGCTGATAGGGCCCAACGGCGCGGGCAAGACCACGCTGCTCAACATACTGTCGGGTGTGATCGCGCCCAGCCGCGGCGAGATCGACTTCAACGGCCGCAGCATCGTGCACATGGCGCCGCACCGCATCTGCGGCATCGGCATGGGGCGCACCTTCCAGAACCTGAAGCTGTTCGCCGACATGTCGGTGCTGGACAACGTGATGGTTGGCCTGCACACCCGCCTGCGCCAGGGCTTCTTCAGCTGCCTGCTGGGCCTGCCCGGCGCCGCGCGGGAAGAACGCGCGGCACATGACGAGGCCTTGCAGATCCTCGACTTCCTGGGCCTGCGCGACAAGGCCTACGAGACCGCCGGCAGCCTGCCCTACGGCCTACAGCGCCGGCTGGAGCTGGCGCGCGCATTGGCCACGCACCCGCGCCTGCTGCTGCTGGACGAGCCCGCCGCCGGCCTCAACCCGCAAGAAACGCGCGACCTGATCGGCGTCATTGCCCGCATCCGCGGCCTGGGCATCACGGTGCTGCTGATCGAGCACCACATGGACCTGGTGATGGCCATCTCCGACCACGTGATCGTGCTCGACTACGGCGAGAAGATTGCCGAGGGTGCGCCCGCTGAGGTGCAGCGCAACCCGCGCGTGATCGCCGCCTACCTGGGCACGGATGAAGATGACGAAGCAGCAGCAGAGGTGCACCATGGCTGA